The window acactcacATACTCCCCAACCACACACGGGCACACGCTCATGCAACCCCCACAACCACACAGGGACATGTATACTCACACACACCCCCATGCACAACCACACATGGACACACATACACTCACGCACCCCCTATACAACCATAACATGGGCGCACACACATGCACCTCCCACATGCATGCACACGTGCCCAGCTGCAGGTCAGAAGAGGGGTGACGTCAGCTCCTGCCACAGGCCTCTAGGGTTGTCGAGGTGCAATCCAAAACACAAATAATTCATGCTGCCATGACGTCATGGATTGTCATAAATAATGTACCTGCACTTAAACCGGACGGAGGTCACTGAGGGTTGGCTGCCCTGCAGGAGAGCGGTCAGCAGCTAGGGGCGCGGCTCTGCCTGGAGGGTCTGGCCCCGCTGTGAGTGAAGCCCTCCCTGCACTCCCTGGGCCATGGGGAGCTGCCGCAGAGGCCAGAGGCACAGCCACAGCATTTCCAGGGGCCCATGGGGGCAGTGTTTCCCAGGAGATGGGCAGGGGCTTGGCACCACCCTCTGCCGTCAGTCCTCCAAGCCCATTGCCTGCTGGTCTTCCTCTCAGGAGGGAGGCGGGTCTGGGGAACAGCAGGGACCCGAGCACCCCACCAGGGACACCCCTGAGCAAGGGCAAGGCTTGTGTGAATATTCATGTGCCTCGCAGCCAGGACTAGTCATTAATATTCGAGGAAGAGGAAGCTCGGGGCCTAATTTAGCCAGCGCAGAAGAGGCCCCTCCAGGCGTTCCTCTCAAAGAGGGTCTGACAGGAGGGACAGTGGGTGGAGCAGGAGGGCCAGAGGTAGACTGCAGCAGGCCCCCTGCCTCCCACCGCAACCGCCTACCCCCCAGACCCAGCCACTGCCTCCGGGAGTCAAGGCGGGCCCTCCTCTCCCTCACCTGTGCCCCACCTGctgctttctccccagacccTTTCACGGGCCAGCCCTGTCCCCATTCCCTACTGAGTGGGGAGTGTCTGCCCCACGACACAGCCTGCCTGTGGCAGCACACCGAGGCCTAAGCAGCCTGTCTCCAGCACCTCAGTGCCCCACCCTGCCTGCCTGGCCCACCCCGGCCTGCACCCAGAATCCTGCCACCCTCTCCCCACAGCACGGGACACCTgccagcacccccaccccgcccctcccctgccccgtTCAGCCATGCTGTCCCCTGATGCTCCCCTTGGACTGTCAGTGTGGCTCTCCCTGCCTTGAGCTCCCTGTCAGCCACTCGTCTGCAGTCAGGGTAGCAGGTGGGCGCAGTGGGACTGGCCTGGGGTGAGAGGTCTCTGCCCTGACCTGGGACTCTGGGAAACCTAAACAGGGCAAGGGATTTAGATTAGGAGATCCCAAGTTCCCCACAGGCCAATCGTAGACCCCAAGGCCGTATCTGTCTGCCTACCCCCCTCACTCCTCTCGCCTCTCTTCGGCATTGGAGGGGAGAGCAGCTGGCACCGTGGGGAGGGGGCCCTGGCACCAGCCCGCCGCAGGCCCTCCCCTGGCACCCTCTGGAGCACTACAAGCCCACACAGTGAGAGCCGTAGCCAGAGCCCTACTGAGACCTGGCCTGTCCGGGCGTGCTGCCCGCTAGGCCGGAGGAGGGGGGCTGAGGGCTCACTGCTTGGGGACCGTCCCCCAGGCAAGGGATGCTGGCCAGGGGGGGCAGTCTGGGCTGTGTGGGAAGCTGCGGAGGAGGCTGGTAGACTGCAGGGGCTTCTGGAAAGTCTCTGCAGTGCTGCTTCCCTGCTTGGCCCAGGCAGCCTGGGAATGCATTTGTGCAAGCGCTTATGCCTCCAGGTGAGCGGAACGGGGGCTATCCTGGGGGGGCCCCCAAACCAAACACGAGAGGGAGGACGAGATCCAGCGGCCTTTGCAGATGGAAGTAGGTTTCCCTTCCCCAGAAAATGCTGACTCGGCTCCCGCGCCCTCCCTCCCGCGCCTGCCGGCTCCATCACATGCTGGAAGGGACAGGGACGCTGCTCAAGGTCAGGGAACATCCGAGTCCACAAGGGACGGCCCTCGTCCCTGCAGCGGGCTGAGCTCCCATGCCGAGGGGCCTGGCAGCCTCCCTGCCCGGTTCCCGTGGGGGCTTCCGGGCCTGCCTCCCCCACGGGACACAGGatgtgcccccaccccagccaggccttcctgcccctcctgctggggctgctgccatgagggtggggacacatctcagCTGGCCAAGGGTACCCACAGACTCCTATCGCCCTGCCTTGGGCGCAGGCACAGCTTTGttagtgtgcgtgtgtgtatgtgcaccCACGTGCAGAGGCCGCAGGTAGGGCTTCCTGCCAGTTTCTGGACAGCAGCCTGGGGTGGCAGGAACTGCCGCCCAAGGCCGGGCAGGGGGACCGTCTGGGGCTGTGCGACCTCCTCTGCCAGACCCCACCTGACCTCTCTCCAGTAAACCTGATTCCACCAAACCCGTGTCAACCCCACTTCCTGCAGTTCCCAGCCCCTGCTGGCTGCCCAGAACCCAGGTCATTGCCAGGTCTCTCTTCCTTGACACTGCATGTAACCGTGGACGACAGATAGTCTTGGAGCAGCTCTGCAAACCCTCCTCTGAGGGGGCGCTGGAAAAGTAGAAAAGGCCAGACTCCACCAGGAGAGGTCTTTCTCTTCACTACGCAATGGGGACTCATGGGAGGGCCCCCAGCAGAGGTTTCTTCTTTCTGGCCCTGTCCTGTCCTGCCCTGACCTctgccctctcccttctcctgccCAGGGTCACCATGGTGTTTGACCCCTCCACATGCCTGACAGTCCCACCCTGACTGTACCCCCATACCCTCCCCAGGCCCTCTGTCCTTGGCCTGCTTCCTCCTTGGGGTCAGCTCTCAGGGTTTGTCCACCTGGGTCCTGTTGCCACAAGGCCCATGCCGGGGCAGCTCTAAATCTAGAGCCTTCCTCTTCCGACTGCATGTGCCGGCCTTGGGGGACGCACTCCCCTCATCCTTGCCTGCTCCACCAGCTGCCTCGCCCACCTGCACTAGGGGtacctcccctctcctcccatcCCCCCACAGGCGCTATGACCACCTTGGCTGGCAGGGCAGGGAGGGCTGCGTGTTGGCTGCCTTGCAAAGATGGACCATGTCTCTTCACAGCCCCAGACCCTGCCACAGGAGCCACGCCACACTGACCCGACTCTGGCAGTGCCACCAATGGCTGGCAGTCTCCGCCTTTGACCCCAAGCAGGAAGAAAGCTTCTGCGGCCTTGCCCACCATGCTGAGGCTGGCTCTGCAGCCGTTCTGAGCTGGTCCTGGCTGTTCCCAGCTGGTGCTCCAGGGCTGCAGACAGACAAATGGCCTGGACTTACAGTAGTGTCAGCTTTCAGGTGGTGCTACAAGAAGGCCTGGACACAGAGGCTCCAAGCAGCACCTTAATGGGTAGCAGAGTGCTGCCTGGTGTGTTTATCTGTCACCGAGGACACGCCTGCGGACAGCAAATAGCAGCAGCCCTCTCTGCCCTCTGGAGTGCCCTGCTGGAAGAGATGGCTAATCTGCTCAGAGGGCAGCACGTCTGTCAGCCCTACCAACACCCGGGAAGGTCATGGCCCTCCTATCTTGCCAGCCAGCAAACCCCCCTCATCCACCCCAACTTCACATCAGGAGCCCCAGAAGTCCCCCAGCTCCCAAGGGCTTGGAGAATGCTACATTCTGTTACAAAGTAGCAGGTCTAGGCCTGTGATGACCCTGAGGAGTCATGGTCATTTAAACACGTGAAGAACCCAGGTGTCAGTCGCGGCAGCTGCGTTTCACGTCCAGGTGTGCCTGGGATCGACGACATCGGATACTCGACAGTGCACAGCAGAGCACGTCCATCCTCACAGGGCTCCATGCACTGGAGGTGCTGCTCCAGGTGAGGGGCCCGCTCGAGGTGGTAAGTAGGGCTGGGGGGTCAGGGTACCGCACTCCCTGGTGTGAGGACAACCGGGGTAGAAAGGCCAAGCAGCCACACCCCCTACTCCCAGCCAGGCAAGGGCAGGCAGGCAAAGAGGCGGCGCTCTGGGGCCAGGACAGCCAGCAGCAGGAGGGGCCCACCCAGATCCGGGCTCAGGGGCAAGGCCGTGCAGGATGCCTCGCTCGGCCTCTGGACTGATGGAGCCTTGCTTGGCAGGCAAGTCTGGGCCGCTGGGGACTGAACATTGTAGCCTAAAAGCCCCCTCTGCTGCTTCTCAGGGGAAAGGCTGCTGTAAGGACTCAAGGTTCTTTGCCACCAGAAGCTGAACTCCAAAGTGACGCAGCCTGTCTCTTGAAACAAGACAAATTGCTATGGAAGCTGAGCttagttttctttaaattacAAATTCTGGCTGTGACAGCGGATGGAAATCGTCGTCACCATGGCCATGTGGGTCTGTGCAAATGAAAAAGTGAGCTAGTATGAGTCTCCCCTCCACAGGCGCCAGGGGAGCCTTTACCAGGTAAAGGTAGAAAAGAAGAACGTGcctctcattttaaaaactgtttttttttggttaaaaaacTGCAGCTTTGGTTATTTTTCACCCAATTTTTCCTATGCAAATGCCCATTTCCCCAAATTGAGAGCATACAATACTTATGGCTCCAAATACAATTTCCATCCAATAATATATTGTAAGCAGCCCCCAGCTCTAAAATACCttcaaaataattactttttGACAACTATATGAAGGTCTGCTGGCTGAAGACCCGGATTTTTAGGTGTTCCCAGGTGTCTAGTCATGGGCAGCAGAGCGGATCATCCCTGTCCACAGGCTCTCGCCTGTAATTCTGAGCACCTCCCAGACAGGTTCCCACCCCAGCATCCCAAAGGCAAGGGCAGTGACCCCTTTACCAGCACTACAAATGACTGTTTTTGAAAAATggcatgcaattttttttttatctggttGGATATTTTATCCTCAAAACAGAAGGAATAAATTCTTCAACCCTTAAGTCCAGCTTCAAGCAATGACTccatcaaaacattaaaaaaataagtttaatgcAGGTGGTTCATTTCATAAAGAATTTAACAGGCACTCGAGCCGCTGAACTGCTCTGTGTTCAGGGAGTCACAAGGAAACAACAATCCCATGCGCAGCCGTGCGTACATTCTCTggggcaccccccaccccgccctcaGCCAAGGAGGGCCTCTGTGGTCTGAGAAATGCATGTTAATCAGCACAAAGCAAAGTTTCTTTTAGGAAATAGCATGACTTAGTGCAAAAGGCTCTCTGCAATGAtaaaaggggaggggagagaggccACACACAGGTGACGCTCCTGTCTGTGATAAAGAGGCATCTAACAAGTCCCCACCCCTGTCCCAGCCCTGAACACAGGCTGTTCAGGGCCACAGAGCATGTCTGCACAACCACAGAAGCATGTCTGCCTTCCCTACCTGATTTGGGGTTTTCTAAGTTCATCTTCTGGCAGCCCACAACGGCTCTGAAAGCTCACCCTGCCAGAAGTCAGGGTCAAGGGGCACAGGTCTGGGGAGGCGGCACTCTCTCTAACCAGTTCCTGCCTTCTGGCACCTCCGGGGTGGTCCCAGAATTATCAGAGCGTCCATTCCACATGGCCAAGTGTCCCAGCGCAGTCAGCAGGTCACACGGCTACCTGCCCACAGTCGGCTGCCCTAATGCCCTGACCAGTGCCCACTCTGATGGGAAGGGGAGTCTTGGGCACCCCTCCCCTACTGCTGACCGAGACCCCCCAACCCTGTGCAGCCCTCTGCCTCATGCTCAGCCCCTGTTCTTGCCCACCCAGAATTCTTCCACATCTTAAATGCTTTCACAGCCACCAAGGCAGGAAGGGTGCAAATGCACCCTTCTCTTACAGGTTCCATCTTCACCTGTTCTGGTGACCCCAAGAGGTGCTTTTCAAATGCAAAGTTTATTTGTGTCTTCCTATGGTGCACATAGGCGTCAACGTGCCCTGCCGAGACCAGGTGGTCCAAATACAGGGATCTCATTTCTGGAAGTTCCGTAAAGAGGCCAAAAGTGACCCCCTGCACCAGTCAGAAAGGAACTGAGTGGCCTTCCCTGAAAGCCCCCTTTGAGTAGAGTCGCAGCACCGAGTTGCATGTTCCCGAGGGCCCGGTCCAGGGCAGACACCCAGGCCCCGGAAGCACACTGCCTGCGGCCTCAGCAGACCTGTGCAGACCCTAAGCCGGATTCATGACTTCTACCAATGGGCCTGGGGCTTGTGCCGGACTCACACGGCAGGGACAGCTCACGGCAGTGCCTCAGTGTAGGCCCAACACAGCCCTTAGGCTGGGGCTGCGTGGCCAAGAGGGGACAGAGGGACCTTCCAGGTTGCTCTCAGGCACGGCTAGGGTCTTAGGGTCCCCCACAACACTGGGGAGGTCTGACGTCACCACCAGATATGGTCCTGAAGCAGGGATGAAGGGCGTGGGGGGCCACAGGTTGCCTCTCAAAGTACAGTGTGGAGGGAGGGGCTGCACCTATGGCAAGACCTGAATAAGTGCAAACACAAGCCAGAGGTGGGGCCGAGGGGGACAGCGCACCAAGCTGCACgtgggggagaggaggggtgAAGCAGAACACGCATGGAGGGATGTGCCAGCATCCCCATCACAGAAACAAGTTGCAGCCCTTTTCCCTCCTGTACCAAGACAGGAACAGGTGGCAGGGAGGCACGTAGACTGACCTGGCCCAGGCAGCACCCACCCACAGTCAGGCCCGGCACCTCACATGTCCACAAAGACCAGGAAGCACCAGCCCAGGCCGCCGACCAGCAGCATGGTGACATGGATGCCATAGACGAGCAGCTCGTTCAGGAGACGGAAGTCCACACGCCGGcggcccagcagcagcagcagcaccgaGAGCTTGAGCTGGCAGCGCAGCAGCACGCGCACGCCCAGGTACTGCAGGCAGAAGAGGGCGGCCAGCGCGCCCCAGAGCGCCGCCGTGAAGAGGCTGCAGCTGAAGTAGAGCAGGAAGCGGATGAAGCCGTACAGCCAACGTGTCTTCACGTACACGTCGAAGTTGTTGTACTTGGTACGTACCAGGTGGGAGGCACGAGCCGGCCCACAGGCCGCGTGCAGACAGGTGGTGTGCGGGCCGTGGAAGGAGCGCACGCGCCGCGGGATGGGGATGACCGGCATCAGGGCCTGGCAGTAGCAGCCCTAGCTTGCAGGGGCAGTGACAGTGGCGGCAGCAGCGTCCAGGTGGCGGTCAGCATGGGCACCTGGGCCTGGGAGCCCACAGCTGAGCCTCTGGGGAGCCGCCGGCCTGTGAGGGGGAGTGAAAGAAGAGGGGCCAGTCAGCCTAGGGCACTGGCCAGGGTGTAGGTCCCTCCATGTTGGCACACACACCAGCCCCGGCTGCAGGAATGCGTTCTGCACCCACCCCTTGGGCGTCCTCCTTCCACAAACACTGCTGAGGATGCTTCACAGGGACCCAAAACCCACAAAAGCCCAAGTGCTAGCTCTACTCCCAACTCTGAGAAAAAGGGCCAATAGCCACAGTCGCCCCCACCCAGGGTCCCCAGGCCAGAGGCTGTGGCTCCCGTGCGCCTTCCCAAAGGCTCTCCCAAGGCCCCATCCCACCAGATCTGCCTTCCTATACCCGCTGCTGCCTGGATTCCCATGGCTGCTTTATCTGGAGAGTGGAAAAGTCCTTACATGGGATCCTACCAGAAGTCACGTCAGGAACAAGAAGGGGGGCGGGGAGTGGGAGAGGTGCAGGTGAGAGCTCTGAGAACGCCTCCCAGTGTGACCAGCTGAGCAAGGGTCCACTCCAACAGTTTCACAAGCCCAGTGCACAGGGGTCAGAGGGGGAGCTGTAGGGCTCTGGGGTCATAGGGCAGGCCTGGATTCTGGTGCTGTCTTTTTCCGAGGTGTGACCCTGGGCAGGCCCTGACACCACCGGCACTGGTTCTGGATCTATAACGCAGGGATGTGACGCCACTGGGTGCTGATGCAAGTAAAGGGACAGATGGTGCACATAGGCCCACTACCAAGGGACGGCAGCAAAGAAAGGGGTTCCCAGAAAAATCCACTTACTGCTCTACTTGGACCTAAAAAATGCCATGTACAGCTAAATAAGTTGGGGGTGGTGATAAAGTAAGTGCCGGAAGTATATGTCGGGTAAAGCTGAAGGACAGCGTCGGTTACAGGAGCAGGAGTCACATGGCAGGGAGCTGGGTCTGGGGCCTGGAGAGGGGCTGGCTGCTCACACCTCTTCCTAATGATGGTGCAGAGAGAAGGCTGCCCACAGCCGCTGCAGCCACAGCCAGTGGGAGAAAGGGGTCCCCTCAGCCTGGCAAGGCCCAGCCCATTCTCTGTTCCCTCCCCGAGGCTTATGCATACTCACTCTGCTCCTCTGAGGAGAATGTTGGTCTCACAGTTACTTAAGCTGTAACTGCTTGCTCAAGCTTTACCTGGAGACTCAAGCACATAACTTGCAGGTATTATGAAATGACAATACCCTCCTTGGAGAGTGTCATGAAGCCACCTCTGCCTCCTCTCTCCTCACTCAAGTGTTCACAGGAGGCGTGCTACACTCCCTGTGCTCGGAACCCTTAGAAAAAGCCATTATTTTATCAAACCTGGTCACACTGACAAGCTTAAAAAGGCACTGCACAAGGAATGTGTGCCTAAGAATGTGGCCTCCAGTTCACGGAAGGGAAGGAGTGTGGTAATGGCACCCTGGGGGGTGGACACACCAAGCATTGCCCTAGACTGGTCCGCAGTGGGTGGTCCTGGAGGGACTTTCCTTTCTGGCTCATTCATTTCTGAGCAAGATGCTCTGATCAGGTTCCCCATGACTTTACTGCCTGATCTCCAAAGCaagggtaatttttaaaaactttatttttttattaattaaaaaaaaaaattaag of the Tamandua tetradactyla isolate mTamTet1 chromosome 2, mTamTet1.pri, whole genome shotgun sequence genome contains:
- the TMEM250 gene encoding transmembrane protein 250, translated to MPVIPIPRRVRSFHGPHTTCLHAACGPARASHLVRTKYNNFDVYVKTRWLYGFIRFLLYFSCSLFTAALWGALAALFCLQYLGVRVLLRCQLKLSVLLLLLGRRRVDFRLLNELLVYGIHVTMLLVGGLGWCFLVFVDM